A section of the Pseudomonas prosekii genome encodes:
- the smpB gene encoding SsrA-binding protein SmpB, with product MAKTKKHPTGTIAQNKKARHDYFIEHKFEAGLVLAGWEVKSLRASKLQLVDSYVLLKDGEAWLLGSHITPLMTASTHVIADPTRTRKLLLNRRELEKLATAVQQKGYACVCLSWYWSKHMVKCEIALGKGKKEYDKRDTERERDAGRELQRAVRNKGKEE from the coding sequence ATGGCTAAAACGAAGAAACACCCAACAGGGACCATCGCGCAGAATAAAAAGGCGCGACACGATTACTTCATCGAACACAAGTTCGAGGCTGGTCTGGTCCTGGCCGGCTGGGAAGTAAAAAGTCTGCGGGCAAGCAAGCTGCAACTGGTTGACAGTTATGTGCTGCTCAAGGATGGCGAAGCCTGGCTGCTTGGCAGTCACATCACGCCGCTGATGACCGCGAGTACGCACGTCATCGCTGATCCGACCCGCACCCGCAAACTGCTGCTCAACCGGCGCGAGCTGGAAAAGCTGGCCACTGCCGTGCAGCAAAAGGGTTATGCCTGCGTATGCCTGTCCTGGTACTGGAGCAAGCACATGGTCAAGTGCGAAATTGCTTTGGGCAAGGGCAAGAAGGAATACGACAAGCGCGATACCGAACGCGAACGCGATGCCGGTCGCGAACTGCAGCGCGCAGTGCGCAACAAGGGCAAGGAAGAGTAA
- a CDS encoding GntR family transcriptional regulator, whose amino-acid sequence MGFDQIRQRRLSDDIVERLEGMILEGTLKSGERLPAERALAEQFGVSRPSLREAIQKLAAKGLLVSRQGGGNYVVDSLGSTFSDPLLHLLESNPEAQRDLLEFRHTLEASCAYYAAMRATDVDRERLTASFNELQDCYTRHDEVSRVEEGAADAKFHLAIAEASHNAVLLHTIRGLFDLLKRNVVTNIGGMYKQRTETRDMLISQHRELYLAIIEGRAEQAREVSSRHILYVQEVLEEVRQEVQRVARAERRKGI is encoded by the coding sequence ATGGGGTTTGATCAAATTCGTCAGCGCCGTTTGTCTGACGATATTGTCGAGCGGCTTGAGGGGATGATTCTCGAGGGCACGCTGAAGTCCGGCGAGCGCTTGCCGGCCGAGCGCGCACTGGCCGAGCAGTTCGGCGTGTCACGCCCGTCGTTGCGCGAAGCGATCCAGAAACTGGCGGCCAAGGGTTTGCTGGTGAGTCGTCAGGGCGGCGGCAATTATGTGGTGGATTCGCTCGGCTCGACCTTCAGCGATCCGCTGCTGCATCTGCTGGAAAGCAACCCCGAAGCGCAGCGCGACCTGTTGGAATTTCGCCATACGCTGGAAGCGTCCTGCGCTTATTACGCGGCGATGCGCGCCACTGATGTCGATCGCGAACGGCTGACCGCTTCATTCAACGAATTGCAGGACTGCTACACGCGTCACGATGAAGTGAGCCGGGTGGAAGAGGGCGCGGCGGACGCGAAATTTCATTTGGCGATCGCTGAGGCGAGCCACAACGCCGTGCTGCTGCATACCATTCGCGGGTTGTTCGATCTGTTGAAGCGCAACGTCGTGACCAACATTGGCGGCATGTACAAGCAGCGCACGGAAACTCGCGACATGCTGATCAGTCAGCACCGGGAGTTGTACCTGGCGATTATCGAGGGGCGGGCGGAGCAGGCGCGAGAAGTGTCCAGCCGCCATATCCTGTATGTGCAGGAAGTGCTGGAAGAAGTGCGGCAGGAAGTACAGCGCGTGGCTCGGGCGGAGCGGCGCAAGGGGATTTAG
- a CDS encoding lactate permease LctP family transporter — MQTWQQLYSPLGSLGVSALAAVIPIVFFFLALAVFRLKGHVAGSITLALSIAVAIFAFQMPVDMAFAAAGYGFAYGLWPIAWIIVAAVFLYKLTVKSGQFEVIRSSVLSITDDQRLQVLLIGFCFGAFLEGAAGFGAPVAITAALLVGLGFNPLYAAGLCLIANTAPVAFGALGIPIIVAGQVTGIDAFKIGAMTGRQLPLLSLFVPFWLVFMMDGLRGVRETWPAALVAGLSFAITQYFTSNFIGPELPDITSALASLISLTLFLKVWQPKRAAGQHIAGAVSASVVTASAGGFGQPRSTVASPYSFMEILKAWSPFLILTVLVTIWTLKPFKAMFAAGGSMYSWVFNFAIPHLDQLVIKVAPIVTAPTALPAVFKLDPISATGTAIFFSALISMLVLKINFKTGLTTLKETFYELRWPILSIGMVLAFAFVTNYSGMSSTMALVLAGTGAAFPFFSPFLGWLGVFLTGSDTSSNALFSSLQATTAHQIGVSDVLLVAANTSGGVTGKMISPQSIAVACAATGLVGKESDLFRFTLKHSLFFATIVGLITYVQAYWLTGMLVH, encoded by the coding sequence ATGCAAACCTGGCAACAGCTCTACAGCCCGCTCGGCAGTCTCGGCGTGTCCGCGCTCGCGGCCGTTATTCCCATCGTGTTTTTCTTTCTGGCCTTGGCCGTGTTCCGCCTCAAGGGCCACGTCGCCGGCAGCATCACGCTGGCGCTGTCGATCGCCGTGGCGATCTTCGCGTTCCAGATGCCGGTCGACATGGCGTTCGCCGCCGCCGGTTATGGCTTCGCGTATGGCTTGTGGCCGATCGCGTGGATCATCGTCGCCGCGGTGTTCCTGTACAAACTGACGGTCAAGAGCGGCCAGTTCGAGGTGATCCGCAGCTCGGTGCTGTCGATCACCGACGACCAGCGTTTGCAGGTGTTGCTGATCGGTTTCTGCTTCGGCGCGTTCCTTGAAGGTGCCGCCGGTTTCGGCGCGCCGGTAGCGATTACTGCCGCTCTGCTGGTGGGACTTGGCTTCAATCCGTTGTACGCCGCCGGCCTGTGCCTGATCGCCAACACCGCGCCTGTCGCGTTCGGCGCGCTGGGCATTCCGATCATCGTTGCCGGGCAAGTCACCGGCATCGACGCATTCAAAATCGGCGCCATGACCGGTCGCCAACTGCCGTTGCTGTCGCTGTTCGTGCCGTTCTGGCTGGTGTTCATGATGGATGGCCTGCGCGGCGTTCGCGAAACCTGGCCGGCTGCCCTGGTCGCCGGTTTGAGTTTTGCGATCACCCAATACTTCACCTCGAACTTCATCGGCCCGGAACTGCCGGACATCACCTCGGCCCTGGCCAGCCTGATCTCGCTGACGCTGTTCCTGAAAGTCTGGCAGCCAAAACGCGCCGCCGGCCAGCACATCGCCGGTGCCGTTTCCGCTTCGGTGGTGACTGCCAGCGCCGGCGGATTCGGCCAGCCGCGTTCGACCGTGGCGTCGCCTTACAGCTTCATGGAAATCCTCAAAGCCTGGTCGCCATTCCTGATTCTCACCGTGCTGGTCACCATCTGGACGTTGAAACCATTCAAAGCGATGTTCGCCGCCGGCGGTTCGATGTACAGCTGGGTGTTCAACTTTGCCATCCCGCACCTCGACCAACTGGTGATCAAAGTCGCGCCAATCGTCACCGCACCAACCGCCTTGCCGGCGGTGTTCAAACTTGATCCGATTTCGGCGACCGGCACGGCGATTTTCTTCTCGGCGCTGATCTCGATGCTGGTGCTGAAGATCAATTTCAAAACTGGTCTTACCACTTTGAAAGAAACCTTCTACGAACTGCGCTGGCCAATTCTGTCGATCGGCATGGTGCTGGCGTTTGCCTTCGTCACCAACTATTCGGGCATGTCCTCGACCATGGCGCTGGTATTGGCCGGCACCGGCGCAGCTTTCCCGTTCTTCTCGCCATTCCTCGGCTGGCTCGGCGTGTTCCTGACCGGTTCCGATACCTCGTCGAACGCGCTGTTCAGTTCGTTGCAAGCGACCACCGCGCACCAGATCGGCGTCAGTGATGTGTTGCTGGTTGCGGCAAACACCAGCGGCGGCGTCACCGGCAAGATGATCTCGCCGCAATCGATCGCCGTGGCGTGCGCCGCGACCGGGCTGGTCGGCAAGGAGTCGGACCTGTTCCGTTTCACCCTCAAGCACAGCCTGTTTTTCGCAACCATCGTCGGCCTGATCACCTACGTCCAGGCCTACTGGCTGACCGGCATGCTGGTGCACTAA
- a CDS encoding (Fe-S)-binding protein: MSELFYNAVPNATRVAPPLPEPRQYPSEKPSRVYLFGTCVVDLFYPEAGMDAIHLLEREGIRVEYPQGQSCCGQPAYTSGYTEQARTVARSQLALFAGDFPVVVPSGSCAGMLREHYADLFKDEPQTLKQVQALAARTYELAEFLLFVCKVQLKDSGQPVKVALHTSCSARREMNTHLHGRELLAQLGNVERVEHSHESECCGFGGTFSVRMPDISGAMVADKTRSLKESGAHQVLSADCGCLMNINGSLEKQKEALRGQHLASFLWQRTGGVR, translated from the coding sequence ATGAGCGAGCTTTTTTACAACGCCGTGCCGAACGCGACCCGCGTCGCCCCGCCACTGCCCGAGCCTCGACAATACCCCAGCGAAAAACCGTCGCGGGTCTACCTGTTCGGGACATGTGTGGTGGATCTGTTCTACCCCGAAGCCGGGATGGACGCGATTCACCTGCTGGAACGCGAAGGCATTCGCGTCGAATACCCGCAAGGGCAAAGCTGCTGCGGGCAACCGGCTTACACCTCCGGTTACACCGAGCAAGCCCGGACCGTGGCGCGCTCGCAACTGGCGCTGTTTGCCGGGGATTTTCCGGTGGTGGTGCCGTCGGGTTCTTGCGCGGGCATGTTGCGCGAGCACTACGCCGACTTGTTCAAGGATGAGCCGCAGACGTTGAAACAGGTTCAGGCGCTCGCCGCCCGGACGTATGAACTGGCCGAATTCCTGCTGTTTGTCTGCAAAGTGCAACTCAAGGACAGCGGCCAACCGGTGAAAGTGGCGCTGCACACCTCGTGCTCGGCACGCCGCGAGATGAATACGCACCTGCATGGCCGCGAATTATTGGCGCAGTTGGGCAACGTCGAACGGGTCGAGCACAGCCACGAAAGTGAATGCTGTGGCTTTGGTGGGACTTTCAGCGTCCGTATGCCAGACATTTCTGGAGCGATGGTGGCAGACAAGACCCGATCGCTGAAGGAATCCGGCGCGCATCAAGTGCTGAGTGCCGATTGCGGCTGTTTGATGAACATCAACGGCTCGCTGGAGAAACAGAAGGAAGCGTTGCGCGGCCAACATCTGGCCAGTTTCCTTTGGCAACGTACCGGCGGTGTCCGATGA
- a CDS encoding LutB/LldF family L-lactate oxidation iron-sulfur protein, whose amino-acid sequence MNASVIIPTVAVEEDFRTRAHEALADTQLRNNFRTAMDSLMTKRAASFSDAHEREHLRALGNAVRARALSKLPDLLEQLEQNLTRNGVTVHWAETVDEANGIVLSIIRAHEARQVIKGKSMVSEEMEMNHFLADQGIECLESDMGEYIVQLDHEKPSHIIMPAIHKNAGQVASLFHDKLGVEYTKDVDQLIQIGRKVLRQKFFEADIGVSGVNFAVAETGTLLLVENEGNGRMTTTVPPVHIAVTGIEKVVENLRDVVPLLSLLTRSALGQPITTYVNMISGPRKEHELDGPQEVHLVLLDNGRSQAFADSELRQTLNCIRCGACMNHCPVYTRIGGHAYGEVYPGPIGKIITPHMVGLAKVPDHPSASSLCGACGEVCPVKIPIPALLRRLREENVKAPDSPHQVMRGQGSKYSRKERFIWNAWARLNSSPTLYRWFGFFATRLRALAPANVGPWTQNHSAPKPAARSLHDMAREHLAKQGDR is encoded by the coding sequence ATGAACGCCTCGGTGATTATTCCTACGGTTGCCGTAGAAGAAGATTTCAGAACCAGGGCTCACGAGGCTTTGGCTGACACGCAATTGCGAAATAACTTTCGCACGGCGATGGATTCACTGATGACCAAACGGGCAGCGTCTTTCAGCGATGCCCATGAAAGAGAACATCTGCGAGCGCTGGGCAATGCTGTTCGGGCCCGTGCGTTATCCAAGTTGCCCGATTTGCTCGAGCAGCTTGAACAGAACCTGACCCGCAACGGTGTGACAGTGCACTGGGCGGAAACGGTGGACGAAGCCAATGGCATCGTCTTGTCGATCATCCGCGCTCACGAGGCGCGGCAAGTGATCAAGGGTAAATCGATGGTCAGTGAAGAAATGGAGATGAATCATTTCCTCGCTGATCAAGGCATTGAATGCCTGGAATCGGACATGGGCGAGTACATCGTCCAGCTCGACCACGAGAAACCTTCACACATAATTATGCCGGCGATCCACAAGAACGCCGGTCAGGTCGCGTCCTTGTTCCACGACAAACTTGGCGTGGAATACACCAAGGACGTTGACCAACTCATTCAGATCGGTCGCAAAGTCTTGCGACAGAAATTCTTCGAAGCGGACATCGGCGTCTCCGGCGTCAACTTCGCCGTGGCCGAAACCGGCACCTTGCTGCTGGTCGAAAACGAAGGCAATGGCCGCATGACCACCACTGTGCCGCCGGTACACATCGCCGTGACCGGCATCGAAAAAGTCGTTGAAAACCTGCGCGACGTGGTGCCGCTGTTATCGCTGCTGACCCGCTCGGCCCTTGGCCAACCCATCACCACCTACGTCAACATGATCTCCGGCCCGCGCAAGGAGCATGAACTCGACGGCCCGCAAGAAGTGCATCTGGTGTTGCTCGACAACGGTCGCAGCCAGGCCTTCGCCGACAGCGAATTGCGCCAGACCCTGAACTGCATACGCTGCGGCGCCTGCATGAATCATTGCCCGGTCTACACCCGAATCGGCGGCCACGCTTATGGCGAGGTTTACCCTGGGCCGATCGGAAAAATCATCACGCCGCACATGGTCGGCCTGGCGAAAGTCCCGGACCATCCAAGTGCATCGTCGCTGTGCGGCGCCTGCGGTGAAGTCTGCCCGGTAAAAATCCCTATCCCGGCATTGCTGCGTCGCCTGCGCGAGGAGAACGTCAAGGCCCCGGACTCACCGCACCAAGTCATGCGTGGCCAGGGCAGCAAGTATTCGCGCAAGGAGCGTTTTATCTGGAACGCCTGGGCCAGACTCAACAGTTCACCGACGCTTTATCGCTGGTTCGGCTTCTTCGCCACGCGCCTGCGTGCACTCGCGCCAGCCAACGTCGGGCCATGGACGCAAAACCACAGCGCGCCAAAACCCGCTGCCCGCTCGCTGCATGACATGGCCCGCGAGCACTTGGCCAAACAGGGAGATCGTTGA
- a CDS encoding LutC/YkgG family protein codes for MSARQNILGKLRNSLTGTTPVPDEFDVELVTAPYTYTPEQRIPQLRKLMEAVHTEIHLTTGEDWPELLAQLLHDRQLPSLLIAPTTGHGQRVTQHWSNNPHLPTLKSYDRPVEAWKAELFNDTPASLTTTLGAIAATGSLILWPTREEPRLMSLVPPVHFALLKASEIRDNFYQVQEEFEWAQGMPTNALLVSGPSKTADIEQVLAYGAHGPKDLVVLILEDQ; via the coding sequence ATGAGCGCCAGGCAAAATATCCTCGGCAAATTGCGCAATAGTCTGACAGGCACGACACCAGTGCCTGACGAGTTCGACGTCGAACTGGTGACCGCGCCCTACACCTACACCCCGGAACAACGCATCCCGCAACTGCGCAAACTGATGGAAGCGGTGCATACCGAAATCCATCTGACCACGGGCGAAGACTGGCCCGAGTTACTCGCACAATTGCTGCACGACCGGCAGTTGCCGAGCCTGTTGATCGCACCGACTACAGGGCATGGGCAGCGCGTCACACAACACTGGTCGAACAATCCGCACCTGCCGACACTCAAATCCTACGACCGCCCGGTAGAAGCGTGGAAAGCCGAACTGTTTAACGACACCCCGGCCAGCCTTACCACGACACTCGGAGCAATCGCCGCGACAGGTAGCCTGATTCTCTGGCCAACGCGCGAAGAACCGCGTTTGATGAGTCTGGTGCCGCCGGTGCATTTCGCCTTGCTCAAGGCCAGTGAAATCCGCGACAACTTCTATCAGGTGCAAGAGGAATTCGAGTGGGCCCAAGGCATGCCGACCAATGCCTTGCTGGTGTCCGGCCCGTCAAAAACCGCCGACATCGAGCAAGTGCTGGCCTACGGCGCCCACGGTCCGAAAGATTTGGTGGTGTTGATCCTGGAGGACCAATGA
- a CDS encoding FAD-binding and (Fe-S)-binding domain-containing protein, translating to MTLPAAFLRDAQQLIPQDRRFDDPLSTLAFGTDASFYRLIPQLVIRVESEDEVVALLKLAQRDQVPVTFRAAGTSLSGQAISDSVLIVLGDNWNAREIRGQGTQIRLQPGVIGAQANAWLAPYGRKIGPDPASINACKIGGIVANNASGMCCGTAQNTYHTLAGIRLVLADGSRLDTEDPASVAAFRESHAPLLERLATLSRETRANAELAARIRHKYRLKNTTGLSLNALVDFDEPVDILSHLLVGSEGTLGFISAVTYDTVIDHPHKASALIVFPDVETCCNAVTVLKSQPVAAVELLDRRSLRSVQDKPGMPSFVQQLSNNACALLIESRAASSTLLHEQLAQIMASLTSFPVEKQVDFTEDPLENARLWAIRKDTFPAVGAVRKTGTTVIIEDVTFPVEQLAIGVNRLIALFDKHSYDEAILFGHALEGNLHFVFTQGFNNPEEIARYQAFMDDVAQLVAVEFGGSLKAEHGTGRNMAPFVELEWGSDAYQLMWQLKRLLDPNGILNPDVVLSDDPQIHLKHLKPLPAADEIVDKCIECGFCEPVCPSKGLTLSPRQRIVIWRDIQAKQRAGVDTTELEAAYDYQGIETCAATGLCAQRCPVGINTGDLVKKLRSRKATHTKTANWIEGNFAKALQGARFTLHVANGARMMLGAPRLAKLSATLTRLSKGQVPQWTSAMPQPEKAIRFSPTVSDQRPRVVYLAACVSRAMGPAAGDKEQMSLYDKTRGLLEKAGYQVIFPDNLDSLCCGQPFASKGYAEQAEHKRQELIGALLHASRGGLDPIYCDTSPCTLRLVEDLGDVRLDLYDPVRFIRTHLMDRLDFTPQEAPIAVHVTCSTQHLGESQALIDLARKCSNNVVIPEGIHCCGFAGDKGFTTPELNAHSLRSLKDAVQHCSEGLSTSRTCEIGLTQHGGIDYHGLVYLVDRVTHARSV from the coding sequence ATGACGTTACCGGCCGCTTTTCTGCGTGACGCGCAGCAACTGATTCCACAAGACCGGCGTTTCGATGATCCGTTATCGACGTTGGCGTTCGGCACTGACGCGAGTTTTTATCGGCTGATTCCGCAGTTGGTGATCCGCGTCGAATCCGAGGACGAAGTGGTCGCCCTGCTTAAACTGGCGCAACGCGATCAGGTGCCGGTGACCTTTCGCGCGGCCGGCACCAGCCTTTCCGGGCAGGCGATCAGCGACTCGGTGCTGATTGTGCTGGGGGATAACTGGAACGCGCGCGAGATTCGCGGCCAAGGCACGCAAATTCGCCTGCAACCGGGGGTGATTGGCGCCCAGGCCAACGCGTGGCTGGCGCCGTACGGGCGCAAGATCGGCCCGGACCCAGCGTCGATCAACGCCTGCAAAATCGGCGGCATCGTCGCCAATAACGCCAGCGGCATGTGCTGCGGCACGGCGCAAAACACCTATCACACACTGGCCGGAATCCGGCTGGTATTGGCCGATGGCAGCCGCCTTGATACCGAGGACCCGGCCAGTGTCGCGGCGTTTCGCGAGAGTCATGCGCCGTTGCTGGAACGCTTGGCGACTTTGAGCCGCGAGACCCGCGCCAATGCCGAACTGGCCGCGAGAATTCGCCACAAATACCGTCTGAAAAATACCACCGGGTTGTCGCTAAATGCCTTGGTGGACTTCGACGAACCTGTGGATATCTTGAGCCACTTGCTGGTGGGCTCGGAAGGTACGCTGGGCTTCATCAGCGCGGTGACCTACGACACGGTGATCGACCACCCGCACAAAGCCTCGGCGCTGATCGTGTTCCCGGACGTGGAAACCTGCTGCAACGCGGTGACCGTACTGAAAAGCCAACCGGTCGCGGCTGTTGAATTGCTCGACCGCCGCAGCTTGCGCTCGGTGCAAGACAAACCCGGCATGCCTTCTTTCGTACAACAACTGTCGAATAATGCCTGCGCCCTGTTGATCGAATCCCGCGCCGCGTCGTCCACTTTGCTCCACGAACAACTGGCGCAGATCATGGCGTCGCTGACTTCATTCCCGGTCGAGAAACAAGTCGACTTCACTGAAGATCCGCTGGAAAACGCCCGCCTCTGGGCGATCCGCAAAGACACCTTCCCCGCTGTCGGCGCCGTGCGTAAAACCGGCACCACGGTGATCATCGAAGACGTGACGTTCCCGGTCGAACAACTGGCGATCGGCGTCAATCGGCTGATCGCGTTGTTCGACAAACATTCCTACGACGAAGCGATCCTTTTCGGACACGCGCTGGAAGGCAATCTGCACTTTGTCTTCACCCAAGGCTTCAACAACCCGGAAGAAATCGCACGCTACCAGGCGTTCATGGACGACGTGGCGCAGTTGGTTGCCGTGGAATTCGGCGGCTCGCTGAAGGCGGAACACGGTACCGGTCGCAACATGGCGCCCTTCGTCGAACTGGAATGGGGCAGCGATGCCTATCAGTTGATGTGGCAACTCAAACGCCTGCTCGACCCGAACGGCATTCTTAATCCGGACGTGGTACTCAGCGACGATCCGCAGATTCACCTCAAACATCTGAAGCCGCTGCCCGCCGCCGACGAGATCGTCGACAAGTGCATCGAGTGCGGTTTTTGCGAGCCGGTGTGCCCGTCGAAAGGCCTGACCCTGAGCCCGCGCCAGCGCATTGTGATCTGGCGCGACATTCAGGCGAAACAACGCGCCGGCGTCGATACCACCGAACTCGAAGCCGCCTACGACTATCAAGGCATCGAAACCTGCGCCGCGACGGGTCTTTGCGCACAGCGCTGCCCTGTAGGAATCAATACCGGCGACCTGGTGAAAAAGCTCCGCAGTCGTAAGGCAACGCACACGAAAACCGCCAACTGGATTGAAGGAAATTTCGCCAAAGCCCTGCAAGGTGCGCGCTTCACCCTGCACGTCGCCAACGGTGCGCGAATGATGCTCGGGGCGCCGCGTTTGGCCAAGCTCTCGGCCACGTTGACGCGGCTGTCCAAAGGTCAGGTCCCACAATGGACCAGCGCCATGCCGCAGCCGGAAAAAGCCATTCGCTTCAGCCCGACCGTGTCGGACCAACGCCCTCGCGTGGTGTACCTGGCGGCTTGTGTCTCGCGGGCAATGGGCCCGGCGGCAGGGGATAAAGAGCAGATGTCGTTGTACGACAAAACCCGTGGTCTGCTGGAAAAGGCCGGTTACCAAGTGATCTTCCCGGATAACCTCGACAGCCTCTGCTGCGGTCAGCCATTTGCCTCCAAGGGCTACGCCGAGCAGGCCGAACACAAGCGTCAGGAGCTGATCGGCGCGTTGCTGCATGCCAGTCGCGGCGGGCTCGATCCGATCTACTGCGACACCAGTCCTTGTACGTTAAGGCTGGTTGAGGATTTGGGTGATGTGCGTCTCGATCTGTACGATCCCGTCCGTTTCATCCGTACGCACTTGATGGATCGACTGGATTTCACCCCGCAGGAAGCGCCGATCGCGGTGCACGTCACGTGCAGCACCCAGCACCTTGGCGAGAGCCAGGCGTTGATCGATCTGGCGCGTAAATGCAGCAACAACGTGGTGATTCCGGAAGGCATTCATTGCTGCGGATTTGCCGGCGACAAGGGTTTCACCACGCCGGAATTGAACGCGCATTCGCTGCGCTCGCTCAAGGATGCGGTGCAGCATTGCAGCGAGGGACTGTCGACCAGCCGCACGTGTGAGATTGGTCTTACGCAACATGGCGGGATTGACTACCACGGGTTGGTCTATCTGGTGGACCGGGTGACGCACGCACGTTCAGTCTGA
- a CDS encoding tyrosine-type recombinase/integrase gives MKRSEIKRRPMADTTLASLEPEASTYRELDGAGLYLRVKPTGQKSWELRYKKADGKWSWLGLGGYGKGSHQLTGEQARQKAAELRDSTMKDGSMLATQRAQKAAEREAANNTFEHLAREWYANKRKGWSAGTATRTIGALELHVFPVFGKRPYQGVLPMEWMEFLRGMEQTGIVEQTSRVRGMCREIYDLARVTGRATHNPLEGLHKFLLTKPAENYAHVSIDELPPLLRAIRAYPSAADVRIGLHLLSMLACRPSELREARWAEFDLDGGLWTVPAERMKRRREHVVPLPRQAVELLHALHNLTGAYLLLFPGRSDTTKPRSNTVFLMALRRLGYEGRQTGHGFRHIASTILNEHGFEENHIEAQLSHVKDGIAGVYNKAQYLGQRTTMMQWYADHLDALAAGNVVAFKRA, from the coding sequence ATGAAGCGTTCGGAGATTAAGCGCCGTCCGATGGCAGACACCACCCTGGCCAGCCTTGAGCCTGAAGCCAGCACCTACCGTGAACTGGATGGCGCCGGGCTCTATTTGCGAGTGAAGCCCACCGGCCAGAAGTCGTGGGAGCTGCGTTACAAAAAAGCCGATGGCAAATGGTCCTGGCTAGGCTTGGGAGGCTACGGCAAGGGCAGCCACCAGTTGACCGGCGAACAGGCACGTCAAAAGGCGGCAGAGCTACGTGACAGCACAATGAAAGATGGCAGCATGCTCGCTACCCAGCGCGCTCAAAAAGCAGCGGAACGCGAAGCGGCTAACAACACTTTCGAGCATCTGGCGCGAGAGTGGTACGCCAACAAGCGCAAAGGCTGGAGTGCGGGTACTGCCACCCGAACCATCGGCGCCCTGGAACTGCATGTGTTTCCCGTCTTTGGTAAGCGGCCCTATCAAGGTGTTCTGCCAATGGAGTGGATGGAGTTTCTGCGCGGTATGGAGCAAACCGGGATTGTCGAGCAGACCAGCCGAGTACGCGGCATGTGCCGGGAAATTTACGACCTGGCTCGCGTCACTGGCCGCGCTACTCACAATCCACTGGAGGGGCTGCACAAGTTCCTGCTTACCAAGCCAGCCGAGAACTATGCCCACGTTTCAATCGACGAGTTGCCGCCTCTATTGCGAGCTATCAGAGCGTACCCAAGTGCGGCGGACGTTCGTATCGGCTTACACCTGCTGTCTATGCTCGCCTGTCGTCCGTCTGAACTGCGAGAAGCCCGGTGGGCTGAGTTCGATCTAGATGGAGGCCTGTGGACTGTTCCCGCTGAACGAATGAAGCGTCGTCGTGAACATGTGGTTCCCCTACCGCGCCAAGCCGTCGAACTGTTGCACGCTCTGCACAACCTCACCGGGGCTTATTTGCTGCTATTTCCTGGTCGCAGCGACACCACCAAACCGCGTTCCAATACCGTTTTTCTGATGGCACTGCGTCGCCTTGGCTACGAAGGTCGGCAGACCGGCCACGGATTCCGCCATATCGCCAGCACGATCCTCAATGAACACGGCTTCGAGGAGAATCACATTGAAGCTCAGCTATCACACGTCAAAGACGGGATTGCAGGGGTGTACAACAAAGCGCAATACCTGGGCCAGCGCACGACCATGATGCAGTGGTACGCCGACCACTTGGATGCGCTCGCCGCTGGAAACGTGGTGGCGTTCAAGCGCGCTTGA
- a CDS encoding helix-turn-helix transcriptional regulator, with protein MHPNNPPPSKGLIRQPALCQWLDVTRSGLAKLRVKDPSFPKPIKDGDSRQAAAYYVVAEVEAWLQSKIAARDKVQVDHPGDAKQ; from the coding sequence ATGCATCCGAATAATCCCCCTCCAAGCAAGGGGCTGATCCGTCAGCCCGCCCTCTGCCAATGGCTAGACGTGACCCGCTCCGGCCTCGCCAAGCTCAGAGTGAAAGACCCATCATTCCCCAAGCCCATCAAAGACGGTGACTCCCGCCAAGCTGCCGCTTACTACGTCGTGGCCGAGGTAGAAGCCTGGCTGCAATCCAAGATTGCAGCCAGAGACAAAGTCCAAGTCGACCACCCTGGGGATGCGAAACAGTGA
- a CDS encoding DUF3077 domain-containing protein, which yields MKHLTTTEVRFISPAHAHKKQELFSVNPNVDAQNALHIASDLLASVMDSLADAASGEIPLEGNNAFMVTHTVESARAALNSVLWKLEINDLNSGA from the coding sequence ATGAAACATCTGACTACTACCGAAGTTCGTTTTATCTCTCCTGCCCACGCACACAAAAAACAAGAGCTGTTTAGCGTTAACCCTAACGTCGACGCTCAAAACGCTTTGCATATCGCTTCGGATCTTCTTGCCAGCGTGATGGATAGCCTCGCTGATGCAGCTTCTGGGGAAATCCCACTTGAGGGCAATAACGCCTTTATGGTGACCCACACAGTTGAAAGCGCCAGAGCCGCGCTTAATTCCGTGCTGTGGAAGTTGGAAATTAACGACCTCAATTCAGGGGCGTAA